TTGGATCGCCATCATTGTTCGCATCCTCATCCGGCGTATCTATTCCGTCCCCATCATCATCCAAATCCCTATAGTTCACATCTTCCGTGCCATCCGTATCGGGTAAGTCCGTGGAAGGATTGTCTATCTCATCGTTTACATCAAATCCATCGTTTATATCACTGCCTTCATATCCGTCATCCAAACCATCGTTATCGGTATCTATACCCGTATATGCCTGATCCGGGATACCGTCGTAATTAAAATCGTTACCCTCATTATTATCGGGCACCAAATCATTATCACTATCATTGTCAAGGTAATCCAAAGCATCTACACCATCCGTATTTACCGGTGACAAACCAGTTGGGTACGCACTATTTACCCCATTGTTAACAGCATATGTAGCTGCATCGTCATCATTTGGCGCTATATAGCCTGAAGTAGTTTGAGCCTCCACGTTATCGGGAATACCATCATTATCACTGTCGATATCAAGATGATTAGGTTTCCCATCGTTATCCGTATCAATAGGATCCGTCAATGGATTATCATCTGCATCCATATTTGGATCCTCTGTAGAATCAAGAATACCATCGTTATCATCATCTAAATCAACACTATCAGGAACGCCATCCCCATCGGTATCTATTACCTGGTCCGGATCTAGGTAATCCGGGGTGCCATCATTATCCGTATCATCGTTGGTCGGGTCGCCATCATTGTTCGCATCCTCATCCGGCGTATCTATTCCGTCCCCATCATCATCCAAATCCCTATAGTTCACATCTTCCGTACCATCCGTATCCGGCAAGTCCGTGGAAGGATTGTCTATCTCATCGTTTACATCAAATCCATCATTTATATCACTGCCTTCATATCCGTCATCCAAACCATCGTTATCGGTATCTATACCCGTATATGCCTGATCCGGGATACCGTCGTAATTAAAATCGTTACCCTCATTATTATCGGGCACCAAATCATTATCACTATCATTGTCAAGGTAATCCAAAGCATCTACACCATCCGTATTTACCGGTGACAAACCAGTTGGGTACGCACTATTTACCCCATTGTTAACAGCATATGTAGCTGCATCGTCATCATTTGGCGCTATATAGCCTGAAGTAGTTTGAGCCTCCACGTTATCGGGAATACCATCATTATCACTGTCGATATCAAGATGATTAGGTTTCCCATCGTTATCCGTATCAATAGGATCCGTCAATGGATTATCATCTGCATCCATATTTGGATCCTCTGTAGAATCAAGAATACCATCGTTATCATCATCTAAATCAACACTATCAGGAACGCCATCCCCATCGGTATCTATTACCTGGTCCGGATCTAGGTAATCCGGGGTGCCATCATTATCCGTATCATCGTTGGTCGGGTCGCCATCATTGTTCGCATCCTCATCCGGCGTATCTATTCCGTCCCCATCATCATCCAAATCCCTATAGTTCACATCTTCCGTACCATCCGTATCCGGCAAGTCCGTGGAAGGATTGTCTATCTCATCGTTTACATCAAATCCATCATTTATATCACTGCCTTCATATCCGTCATCCAAACCATCGTTATCGGTATCTATACCCGTATATGCCTGATCCGGGATACCGTCGTAATTAAAATCGTTACCCTCATTATTATCGGGCACCAAATCATTATCACTATCATTATCAAGGTAATCCAAAGCATCTACACCATCCGTATTTACTGGTGCCAGACCACTTGGGTACGCACTATTTACCCCATTGTTAACAGCATATGTAGCTGCATCGTCATCATTTGGCGCTATATAGCCTGAAGTAGTTTGAGCCTCCACGTTATCGGGAATACCATCATTATCGCTATCAATATCTCTAAAATCTGGTTGGCTATCCGAATCTGAATTAATAGGAGTTATACCGCTTGGAGTATAAACATCATCCATCCCATTGTTGTTGTTATCAATCCCCGTTGGAGCTATATAACCATCAATTTCCTGACTTTCTCTATTATCAATTATTCCATCATTATCTGAATCTATATCTCGGTAATCAGGAATTAAATCCTCATCTGTATCGATGGGATTTAAACCATCTTCATATGCATCATCAATATCATTACAGTTCAAATCTCCTAATGGGCGCAGATAACCTGCCGTTGTTTGAGCTTCAACTTTATCTTTAATTCCATCTGAGTCCGAATCAAAATCACGATAGTCCGGATACTGATCATCATCAGTATTTATAGGATTTATACCGAAACCATAACTGCCTTCATAAGCATCGTCTAACCCATTTAAATTTAAATCAATATTAGATAGCGGAATAAATCCAAGGTAAGATTGTGCTTCAATATTATCTCTAATTCCATCAATATCAGAATCTATATCCAAATAATCTGGAATTGAAGTGCAGGTACCACGTATTCCATCAGTATTTATTGGAGTTAAACCCAACATACCAAACTGTTCAAAAGCATCATCTAATCCATTCCCATTTACGTCTTGTCCAAATTTTACAATAAACCCAACATTAGACTGAGCTTCAACAGTATCAAGAATACCATCATTATCAGAATCGAGATCCAAATAATTTGGAATACCATCGCCATCTTTATCTGAAGGATTGGTTAAATAATTACCATCGCCATCTTCATCTTGATCTTCGACACTATCCAAAATACCGTCATCATCCTCATCTATATCCCAATCGTTTGAATTTAATTCGAATTGGATATTAAACTTACCGTAATCAACTGTCTCAACTCCTGAAACTTGATTTACAGTAAATAAGGCAATTGAACAAAAAAATAAAAAGAAAGGCTTAACGGTTTTTATTCCGTTAATTCTTATA
The genomic region above belongs to Maribacter hydrothermalis and contains:
- a CDS encoding Ig-like domain-containing protein; protein product: MGKITCIRINGIKTVKPFFLFFCSIALFTVNQVSGVETVDYGKFNIQFELNSNDWDIDEDDDGILDSVEDQDEDGDGNYLTNPSDKDGDGIPNYLDLDSDNDGILDTVEAQSNVGFIVKFGQDVNGNGLDDAFEQFGMLGLTPINTDGIRGTCTSIPDYLDIDSDIDGIRDNIEAQSYLGFIPLSNIDLNLNGLDDAYEGSYGFGINPINTDDDQYPDYRDFDSDSDGIKDKVEAQTTAGYLRPLGDLNCNDIDDAYEDGLNPIDTDEDLIPDYRDIDSDNDGIIDNRESQEIDGYIAPTGIDNNNNGMDDVYTPSGITPINSDSDSQPDFRDIDSDNDGIPDNVEAQTTSGYIAPNDDDAATYAVNNGVNSAYPSGLAPVNTDGVDALDYLDNDSDNDLVPDNNEGNDFNYDGIPDQAYTGIDTDNDGLDDGYEGSDINDGFDVNDEIDNPSTDLPDTDGTEDVNYRDLDDDGDGIDTPDEDANNDGDPTNDDTDNDGTPDYLDPDQVIDTDGDGVPDSVDLDDDNDGILDSTEDPNMDADDNPLTDPIDTDNDGKPNHLDIDSDNDGIPDNVEAQTTSGYIAPNDDDAATYAVNNGVNSAYPTGLSPVNTDGVDALDYLDNDSDNDLVPDNNEGNDFNYDGIPDQAYTGIDTDNDGLDDGYEGSDINDGFDVNDEIDNPSTDLPDTDGTEDVNYRDLDDDGDGIDTPDEDANNDGDPTNDDTDNDGTPDYLDPDQVIDTDGDGVPDSVDLDDDNDGILDSTEDPNMDADDNPLTDPIDTDNDGKPNHLDIDSDNDGIPDNVEAQTTSGYIAPNDDDAATYAVNNGVNSAYPTGLSPVNTDGVDALDYLDNDSDNDLVPDNNEGNDFNYDGIPDQAYTGIDTDNDGLDDGYEGSDINDGFDVNDEIDNPSTDLPDTDGTEDVNYRDLDDDGDGIDTPDEDANNDGDPTNDDSDNDGTPDYLDPDNGNNEELDVVDDAVSTPMDTSVDVSILDNDSGIPTDGTLTITEPTNGTIVVNDGGTPDDISDDTIIYTPNDGFEGTDSFTYTVCDTLGNCDTATVSITVGEPITLDVIDDTASTPMDTPIEISILENDFGIPTDGTLTITEPTNGTIVVNDGGTPDDISDDSITYTPNDGFEGADSFTYTVCDTLGNCDTATVSITVGEPITLDVIDDTASTPMDTPIEILILENDLGIPSDGDLAFTEPTNGTIVVNDGGTPDDISDDTIIYTPNDGFEGTDSFTYTVCDTLGNCDTATVSITVGEPITLDVIDDTASTPMDTPIEILILENDLGIPSDGDLAFTEPTNGTIEVNDGGTPDDISDDTVTYTPNDGFEGADSFDYTVCDTLGNCDTATVSITVGEPITLDVIDDTASTPMDTPIEILILENDLGIPSDGDLAFTEPTNGTIEVNDGGTPDDISDDTVTYTPNDGFEGTDSFTYTVCDTLGLGNCDTATVDITITNDNPLPPEEFIIEVNQMITPNGDGRNEFLFIRGVDQIQRSTLKIFNRWGVAVFEGVNYNNQNNVFDGRSRGRSTLSVDEYLPAGIYFYIFDYTTFDGENKIDSEYLYISR